GAACGGGTGCGTGACCGAGGCGATTAGCCCGATCTCGCCCTCGTGCCCGTCGACGCGCGCGTGCCACAGCGCCGCCGGGGCGCTGCCGCGCGGGGTGGCAGAGGCCTCCATGTCGATCTCCTCGCGCAGGAGGGAAAGGATGTGGTCGGCGGTGACCATGTCCGCCCGGTGCCACTCGCCGCGGGGGCCGAGCGGCATCTGCTCGATGAACCGGAGCTGGAGCCTGCGCTCGAGGCAGAAGCGGGCCAGCGGGACGACGTCGCCCTCGTTGACCCCGGGCATGACTACGGCGTTGATCTTGATCGGGCCGATGCCCGTAACGCGGGTGGCCTCGATGCCGCGCAGGACGTCCGCGAGGCGGTCGCGGCGGCTGAGGAGCGCGTAGCGGCCGGGGTCGAGCGTGTCGAGGGAGATGTTGATCCGGCCCAACCCGGCGTCGACCAGCCCGCGGATGCGCTTGTCCAGGCCCAGCCCGTTGGTGGTCATGGCGATGCCGACGGGGCGGCCGGTTGCGGTCTTCAGCGGGGAGGTCGCGGCGATGATCTCCTCCAGGCTGCGCCGAAGCAGCGGTTCGCCGCCGGTAAAGCGCACCGACTCCACGCCCAGCAGCGTGACGGCCACCCGGATGAGCCGGATCGTCTCCGCGTCGGTGAGGGTGGACTCGGTGGGGATCCACTCGAGGCCCTCCTCCGGCATGCAGTAGGTGCAGCGCAGGTTGCAGCGATCCGTTAGCGAGACGCGCAGGTCCTTGGCCACCCGGCCGAAGGAGTCGACCAGCTGCCGCGTGCCGTCCGGGCGCGGGTCGGGCAGCGACTCCATGGCGGCGGGCTCGGGCCGCTCGCCGGACACGGCGACGAGCGGGAGGGGCTTTCTCTTCACGTCCATAACGAAGCCCAGTCTAGCGAGGGTGCGCGCTGAAAAGGGCCGGCCGCCAAAAATAATTCCAAAAAAGTCGGGTTAAATAGTGTGCCTGGGGGAATGGTGCACCAAAGAGGGGAGGCCTACCGCTGCGAAAAGAGTCCGGCCTTCGCCCACAGCTGGTGGAAGTGATGGATCGGCCCGTGCCCGTGGCCCACGTCGAGCATCGAGTTGTCGGCGGCCGCGGCGATGGCGTCGGCCAGCCAGGCGGTGGTCCAGTCTAGGGCCTGGGTGAGCGAGTCGCCCGCTGCCAGGCGCGTGGCCAGCGCGGCAGACAGCGAGCAGCCGGTGCCGTGGGTGTTCTTCGTGGCGATCCGGCGCACCGTCCAGTGCTCCTGCACGCCCGCGGCGGTGACCAGCGCGTTGCCCGCGTCGGTGTCGGTGAGGTGCCCGCCCTTGACCACCACCGCGACGTCGTAGTCCGCGGCGACGGCCTGGGCCACCGCGCAGGCCTCCTCCCAGGTGCGCGGCACGTCAGTGCCCGCGATGGCCGCCAGCTCCGGGATGTTGGGGGTGAGCACGCTCGCCACCCGCAGGAACACCTTGAGCGCCTCCTCGGCGCTCGCGTCGAGCAGCCGGTGGCCGGAGGTGGCGATCATCACCGGGTCCACCACCACCGGGACCGCAGGCTGCTCGCGCAGCCAGGCCGCCACGGTCTCGATGATCTCGGCGGAGCCGAGCATGCCCACCTTGATGGCGTCGATGCGCACGTCGTCGCTGACGGCGTCGAGCTGCGCGCGGAGGAACCTCATGGGCGGCACGTGGACCTCGCGCACGCCCTGGGTGTTCTGCGCCACCAGCGCCGTGACCACGCTCATCGCGTAGCCGCCCGCGGCGGAGATCGACTTGATGTCCGCCTGGGCGCCCGCGCCGCCGGTGGGGTCGGTACCGGCGATGGACAAGACGTTGGGCACGCGCATGAAAGTCTCCTTGGCTCGATTGGGTGCCGCTGCCAGAGGCCGGGCAGCTTCCCTACCAGGAGGGTACCCGAGCGTTAGGCCAGTGAGGCCCGCTAGGTCGTGGCCTGGGCCCCGCTGTCGGAGTGGGCGATGGTGACCGAGTCGAGGATCTCCCGTGGGGTGAGCGAGTAGAGGGCGTCGATCCACGCCACGTGGAAGGATCCCGGCTGGGCGGGGAACTGGGCCCCGGCCTTGGCGCCGGCGGCGGCGGTGTGGGCGTGCGCCGCGACGATCGCCCAGTGGGGGTCGAGCCCCTCCTTGCGGGCCGCGCCCGCATAGGCGGCGCACAGCGCGCCCAGGAAGCAGCCGGTGCCGATGACCTTATTGAGCAGCGGGTGCCCGCCGGTGATAAGCGTGGTGCCCGCGGGTGAGACCACGACGTCGGTGAGCCCGGAGGCCGCGACGATCGCCTGGCCGTACTCGCTCAGCCACTTCGCCGCGGGGACGGTGACCGAAAGCGTCTGGCTGGAGTCGACCTCCTCGTAGCCGTCGCGCACCTTGGCCAGGACGGCGATCTCGGTGGCGTTGCCGCGGATGATGGTGGGGGCCAGGTGGACGGCCTGGCGGTAGAAGTGGGTGCGAGCGGCGAGCCCGCCGGCCTCGACCGGGTCGAGGACCCAGGGGGTCTGGGCCTCGGCGGCGCCGGCGATGGCCTGGCGCATGCCGGAGTACTGCTCGTCGGTGGGGGTTCCCGCGTTGACGAGCACGCCGTCGGCGATGCGGGCGAAGTCGAAGGATTCGTACGGGGTGTCGCACATGACCGGCTCCGCGCCCGCGGCGAGCAGCGCGTTGGCGGTGATCTGGGAGACGACAGTATTAGTAAGGCACTGCACGAGCGGCTTCTGCGCGCGCAGCGCGTTGATCTCGGCGACGAGGAGGAGCTCCTGCTCGGGCGTGAGCGCCCGGTATTCGGCGCCTATCTCCTCGACGGGGTCGGTGGCGGCACTGGACTCGGTGCCCTCCAGGTGGCGTGGGGCTGACATTCGGAATCCCTTCGCTAGCGAAGACTGGTACAACAGCTGTTATGGCTTGATGGGTCTCATCTCAACTGCGCATTTTCGGAGGCCCCGGAAGCTGACTTCATTCTATCAGTGCTGGCAAGACCCCTTTTTGTGGTGAGGTTCACCCGCCGATAGGCGTCGGCAAGCAACGTGCTAGAGCTGGTTGCTTATCGACGCCAAGGTGACCACTGCGAAAACTTCAAGAAAAGACTTGTGTTGTGGGTAAATAGCGAGTAAATTGGCTCCTCGGACTTTTGCGCGCCTCAGTGCGCCCAAAAACACGTCCACGAGTACATTTTTCAAACCTACTTTGTTGTAGGCCCCCCGCCCGATGCGACCGCTGAATTTTTAGAGGTAG
This is a stretch of genomic DNA from Corynebacterium vitaeruminis DSM 20294. It encodes these proteins:
- the moaA gene encoding GTP 3',8-cyclase MoaA, producing MESLPDPRPDGTRQLVDSFGRVAKDLRVSLTDRCNLRCTYCMPEEGLEWIPTESTLTDAETIRLIRVAVTLLGVESVRFTGGEPLLRRSLEEIIAATSPLKTATGRPVGIAMTTNGLGLDKRIRGLVDAGLGRINISLDTLDPGRYALLSRRDRLADVLRGIEATRVTGIGPIKINAVVMPGVNEGDVVPLARFCLERRLQLRFIEQMPLGPRGEWHRADMVTADHILSLLREEIDMEASATPRGSAPAALWHARVDGHEGEIGLIASVTHPFCGDCDRTRLTTDGAVRNCLFSHREFSLRDMMREGATDAELARVWAGAMWVKAAGHGINDPGFLQPQRTMSAIGG
- the thiM gene encoding hydroxyethylthiazole kinase, producing MSAPRHLEGTESSAATDPVEEIGAEYRALTPEQELLLVAEINALRAQKPLVQCLTNTVVSQITANALLAAGAEPVMCDTPYESFDFARIADGVLVNAGTPTDEQYSGMRQAIAGAAEAQTPWVLDPVEAGGLAARTHFYRQAVHLAPTIIRGNATEIAVLAKVRDGYEEVDSSQTLSVTVPAAKWLSEYGQAIVAASGLTDVVVSPAGTTLITGGHPLLNKVIGTGCFLGALCAAYAGAARKEGLDPHWAIVAAHAHTAAAGAKAGAQFPAQPGSFHVAWIDALYSLTPREILDSVTIAHSDSGAQATT
- the thiD gene encoding bifunctional hydroxymethylpyrimidine kinase/phosphomethylpyrimidine kinase, whose amino-acid sequence is MRVPNVLSIAGTDPTGGAGAQADIKSISAAGGYAMSVVTALVAQNTQGVREVHVPPMRFLRAQLDAVSDDVRIDAIKVGMLGSAEIIETVAAWLREQPAVPVVVDPVMIATSGHRLLDASAEEALKVFLRVASVLTPNIPELAAIAGTDVPRTWEEACAVAQAVAADYDVAVVVKGGHLTDTDAGNALVTAAGVQEHWTVRRIATKNTHGTGCSLSAALATRLAAGDSLTQALDWTTAWLADAIAAAADNSMLDVGHGHGPIHHFHQLWAKAGLFSQR